The Sporomusa termitida genome has a window encoding:
- the cybH gene encoding Ni/Fe-hydrogenase, b-type cytochrome subunit yields MRQGAMKPYYLFSPWTRIFHWVMVICVFILFLTGLYIGNPFFLGTQGMEPTFAVNNVLSMETIRYIHFIAGYVLVISFIPRIYGFIINPGDRLLPKPWSKLYWTGMIDTQMHYMLLRGKHRPYLRNSLARSGYLAVYLMFFIEAVTGFAMYYMIEPNRFLAKIFGPFNNWLINEYMVHMIHHFVAWFIILFVIVHVYMAIRADLTEKGGEISAMFSGVKYMEEEPDDLGDITDTKKTQAK; encoded by the coding sequence ATGCGTCAAGGCGCTATGAAACCCTATTACCTGTTTAGCCCGTGGACGCGGATTTTCCACTGGGTCATGGTAATATGTGTATTTATTCTGTTTCTTACCGGGCTTTATATTGGCAATCCTTTTTTTCTGGGAACCCAGGGAATGGAGCCAACCTTTGCCGTTAATAATGTTTTGTCCATGGAAACGATCCGCTATATCCATTTTATCGCCGGTTATGTGCTTGTAATCTCTTTTATTCCCCGGATCTATGGCTTTATTATTAATCCTGGCGACAGATTGCTGCCCAAACCCTGGAGCAAATTGTACTGGACCGGGATGATCGATACCCAGATGCATTATATGCTCCTGCGCGGCAAGCACCGGCCATATTTACGGAATTCGCTGGCCCGGTCAGGCTATCTGGCCGTGTACCTCATGTTTTTCATCGAAGCCGTTACCGGTTTTGCCATGTACTACATGATTGAGCCCAACCGGTTTCTGGCGAAAATATTTGGTCCTTTTAACAACTGGCTGATTAATGAGTATATGGTACATATGATTCACCATTTTGTTGCCTGGTTTATTATACTGTTTGTCATTGTCCATGTATATATGGCGATCAGGGCTGACTTAACCGAAAAAGGCGGCGAGATTTCAGCCATGTTCTCCGGGGTTAAATATATGGAGGAAGAGCCGGACGACCTGGGCGATATCACAGATACTAAGAAAACTCAGGCAAAATAG
- a CDS encoding HyaD/HybD family hydrogenase maturation endopeptidase: protein MEKIIILGVGNILMQDEGFGVRVVEELTRRYRFPDNVQVLDGGTLGMELLRFVTGADRLLIIDAVSGGGSPGDLYQFANEEVKAYFKNKVSLHELGIQDVLAALELLAQPVREVVILGIQPAVIDVGLELSEAVQPGVAATADRVLTILQDWRINSLPLT, encoded by the coding sequence ATGGAGAAAATTATTATTCTGGGTGTCGGTAATATCCTGATGCAGGATGAAGGGTTTGGTGTCCGGGTGGTTGAGGAACTTACCCGGCGCTATCGCTTTCCGGACAATGTGCAGGTACTGGATGGCGGTACCCTGGGGATGGAGCTGTTGCGGTTTGTGACCGGCGCGGACCGTTTGCTGATCATTGATGCCGTAAGCGGCGGCGGCAGCCCCGGCGACCTGTACCAGTTTGCCAATGAAGAGGTTAAAGCCTATTTTAAAAACAAGGTATCGCTGCACGAGCTGGGGATTCAGGATGTTCTGGCCGCCCTGGAACTATTGGCGCAGCCTGTCCGGGAAGTCGTTATCCTTGGTATTCAGCCGGCAGTTATTGATGTTGGTCTGGAACTGAGTGAGGCCGTGCAGCCGGGGGTTGCTGCCACTGCCGACCGGGTGCTTACTATTTTGCAAGACTGGCGTATAAACAGCCTGCCGCTGACATAG
- the aroH gene encoding chorismate mutase encodes MLRGIRGATTVTDNNREEIFERVAELLAAIIQENAVETEDIGAVIFSSTPDLNAAFPAAGARKLGWTQVPLFGTQELECPDALPLCIRVLILLNTDTRQSDIRHVYLHGAMSLRQDIKL; translated from the coding sequence ATGCTGCGCGGCATTCGTGGTGCAACAACTGTTACAGACAACAATCGTGAAGAGATTTTTGAACGCGTGGCTGAGCTGCTTGCGGCGATCATCCAGGAAAATGCGGTCGAAACGGAGGATATCGGGGCCGTAATCTTTAGCTCCACGCCGGACCTGAATGCGGCTTTCCCGGCGGCCGGGGCCAGAAAGCTGGGCTGGACCCAGGTGCCCCTTTTCGGCACCCAGGAGCTAGAGTGTCCGGATGCGCTGCCGCTTTGTATCCGGGTATTAATTCTTCTGAATACTGATACCCGCCAGTCGGATATCAGGCATGTATACCTGCATGGCGCGATGAGTTTGCGCCAGGATATCAAGCTATAA
- a CDS encoding glycosyltransferase family 2 protein — protein MELSKQVISIVVPVFNEQDNIDNFYQEVVKHMAPLAYSFELIFIDDGSSDATPLILERLAQADERVRALIMARNFGHQVALTCGLDYARGHAVITMDGDMQHPPDMIPLLIAEWENGFEVVQTVRINTEGVSWFKGFTSGMFYKMMNVMSNVQVTEGGSDFRLLDRKVVDSFCRFRERARFIRGMISAIGYRQTYIEFVAPKRFAGQSKFSWRRMLHFALDGITAYSKTPLRIAFYVGIAMGFASIVLTLQVLYIRLFTNEAVPGWATITASILLLGGLQLSGIGIIGEYIGRIFEEVKQRPLYWLRAELTRQKEKDGR, from the coding sequence ATGGAACTGAGTAAGCAAGTGATTTCAATTGTTGTACCGGTATTTAATGAACAAGACAATATTGATAACTTTTACCAGGAAGTTGTTAAACATATGGCACCGCTGGCCTATTCTTTTGAGCTGATTTTTATTGATGATGGCTCAAGTGATGCCACGCCTCTGATATTAGAGCGGTTAGCGCAGGCGGACGAGCGGGTACGGGCTTTGATTATGGCCCGGAATTTCGGCCATCAGGTGGCTTTGACCTGTGGCTTGGATTATGCCAGAGGCCATGCCGTCATTACCATGGATGGCGATATGCAGCATCCGCCGGATATGATTCCGCTGCTGATTGCTGAATGGGAAAATGGCTTTGAGGTAGTACAAACAGTCAGGATCAACACAGAGGGCGTTTCCTGGTTTAAAGGCTTTACTTCGGGTATGTTCTATAAAATGATGAATGTTATGTCCAATGTACAGGTAACTGAAGGGGGGTCTGACTTTCGTTTACTGGATAGAAAAGTGGTGGACAGCTTCTGCCGTTTCCGCGAACGGGCCCGGTTCATTCGCGGCATGATCAGTGCGATCGGGTACCGGCAGACTTACATAGAATTTGTTGCCCCCAAGAGATTTGCCGGACAATCTAAATTTTCCTGGCGAAGAATGCTGCATTTTGCTCTTGACGGTATTACCGCCTATTCAAAAACCCCGCTGCGCATTGCCTTTTATGTGGGGATAGCCATGGGCTTTGCCAGCATTGTTCTGACCCTGCAGGTTCTGTATATCCGGCTGTTTACCAATGAGGCTGTTCCCGGCTGGGCAACAATTACTGCCAGTATCTTGCTTTTAGGCGGCTTGCAGCTATCCGGCATCGGGATTATTGGCGAATATATCGGGCGAATCTTTGAGGAAGTGAAACAGCGGCCGCTTTATTGGCTCCGGGCGGAGCTCACCCGGCAAAAGGAAAAGGACGGCAGGTAA
- a CDS encoding C40 family peptidase: protein MRKFFGFIVVFCLFFGTTAFAFASGTYEAGDQGEEVAAIQSQLNSLGFNAGAADGDFGDVTVSAVKAFQKARGLEADGVIGPQTYRALMGRDIPVSRDSSTTSVRRIIQTSMRYTGVPYVFGGTSPNGFDCSGFTRYVFAQSGVYLPRMADEQFGIGRAVSHSRLRPGDLVFFSTYAAGASHSGIYLGDGKFISATSSRGVAINGMNSSYWGPRYIGARRVM, encoded by the coding sequence TTGCGCAAGTTTTTTGGGTTCATTGTCGTTTTCTGTCTCTTTTTTGGAACCACTGCTTTCGCCTTTGCTTCTGGTACATATGAAGCTGGCGACCAGGGAGAAGAAGTAGCCGCAATTCAATCACAGCTTAACAGCCTTGGCTTTAACGCCGGTGCGGCAGATGGTGATTTCGGCGACGTGACGGTCAGCGCCGTGAAGGCTTTCCAGAAGGCCCGTGGCCTTGAAGCCGATGGCGTAATCGGGCCGCAAACCTATCGGGCCCTGATGGGGCGGGATATCCCTGTCAGCCGTGATTCTTCCACTACTTCGGTACGGCGGATCATTCAGACCTCAATGCGTTATACTGGCGTGCCTTATGTGTTTGGTGGGACAAGCCCTAATGGTTTCGATTGTTCGGGTTTTACACGTTATGTTTTTGCTCAGAGCGGTGTTTACTTGCCGCGGATGGCTGATGAGCAGTTTGGGATTGGGCGGGCCGTATCACACAGCAGGCTCCGGCCGGGTGATCTGGTGTTCTTCAGCACTTACGCTGCCGGGGCATCTCACAGTGGCATCTATCTTGGCGACGGCAAGTTTATAAGTGCTACGTCCAGCCGCGGTGTTGCTATTAACGGCATGAACAGTAGTTACTGGGGGCCGCGCTATATTGGTGCCCGCAGGGTGATGTAA
- a CDS encoding ABC transporter ATP-binding protein produces MFSFYWRKFIIPYWLLALTAVVCFVIASAAGLAAPLVVKLLIDDALSGGNIAFLHFITVGIVLLYLIRGLFSYGYGYGMAKAGNKMLARLREDMFNKLQSLDYAYYMKMPSGEILSLFTNDLLFIQQAVTAGIPDVIVESLNLLAIMAIMIYFDWELAMVTFGTLPFIIVAISGFNHKIGRLGALVEHHLAKVTAIIQQSVVAVMIVQSYAREDYEYRKFSDKIRLAAGDLLKAQRLSAILEPLVEFLAAIGLTIIVWYGGREVINGDLTVGGMFAFLVYIINVPAPVRKISQGLTQLKLGVVAWERISRLLNEQRPAVADGRLELAQAQGRVEFRNVSFAYQPGQPVLNNINVTAYPGEVIAIVGPSGAGKSSFANLLLRFYDPESGAVLLDGINIRELKISALRRHIGFIQQEPILFNMSILENIRYGRPAATMSQVDQAARLANAYDFIRELPAGYDTVVGELGGNLSGGQRQRIAIARAIITEPAILLLDEPTAALDAHTEKLVMAAIRQAGAGRTTFIITHRMSTIMASDRVLYLYGGRIAETGTHQELIAQGGAYARAYELGKFCISE; encoded by the coding sequence ATGTTTAGTTTTTACTGGCGAAAATTTATCATTCCCTATTGGCTACTGGCTTTAACAGCGGTAGTTTGTTTTGTTATCGCCAGTGCTGCCGGTTTAGCGGCACCGTTGGTTGTGAAGCTGTTGATTGATGATGCGTTGTCTGGCGGTAATATTGCATTTTTACACTTTATTACGGTTGGAATTGTCCTCCTCTATCTTATCCGCGGTTTGTTTTCCTATGGTTATGGTTATGGCATGGCTAAAGCCGGTAATAAAATGCTGGCCAGGCTGCGCGAGGATATGTTTAATAAACTGCAGTCACTGGATTATGCCTACTATATGAAGATGCCTTCGGGAGAGATCCTCTCATTATTTACCAATGATCTTTTGTTTATCCAGCAGGCAGTTACGGCAGGTATTCCTGACGTTATTGTCGAGTCACTTAATCTGCTGGCTATTATGGCAATCATGATTTATTTTGACTGGGAACTGGCAATGGTTACCTTTGGCACTTTACCGTTTATTATTGTGGCAATCAGCGGTTTTAATCATAAAATAGGCCGCCTGGGGGCGCTTGTGGAACATCACCTGGCCAAAGTGACGGCCATTATTCAACAGTCGGTCGTAGCAGTTATGATTGTGCAGAGTTATGCCCGGGAAGATTATGAATATCGAAAATTTAGTGATAAGATCCGGCTGGCTGCCGGTGATTTGCTCAAGGCCCAGCGGTTAAGCGCGATTCTGGAGCCGCTGGTTGAATTTCTGGCTGCTATTGGTTTAACCATTATTGTCTGGTACGGCGGGCGGGAGGTTATTAACGGGGACCTTACCGTCGGCGGCATGTTTGCCTTCCTTGTCTACATTATCAATGTACCGGCGCCTGTCCGCAAAATTAGTCAGGGCCTGACTCAGCTTAAACTGGGAGTGGTCGCCTGGGAACGGATTAGCAGACTGCTTAATGAACAAAGGCCGGCTGTGGCAGACGGCCGTCTGGAGCTGGCCCAGGCCCAGGGACGGGTAGAGTTCAGGAATGTTTCTTTTGCGTATCAGCCAGGGCAACCGGTGCTCAACAATATTAATGTGACCGCGTACCCGGGCGAAGTTATTGCCATTGTGGGGCCGAGCGGGGCCGGTAAATCATCCTTTGCCAATCTGCTGCTGCGGTTTTATGACCCGGAGAGCGGAGCTGTCTTGCTGGATGGTATTAATATCAGGGAGCTTAAAATTAGTGCCCTGCGCAGGCATATTGGTTTTATTCAGCAAGAACCGATATTATTTAACATGTCAATACTGGAAAACATCCGTTATGGCCGGCCGGCGGCCACAATGAGTCAGGTTGACCAGGCCGCCAGGCTTGCTAATGCCTATGATTTTATTCGGGAGTTGCCGGCAGGTTATGATACTGTGGTCGGCGAATTAGGCGGCAACCTTTCCGGTGGTCAACGGCAGCGCATCGCAATCGCCCGGGCCATCATCACCGAGCCGGCCATATTACTCCTCGATGAACCGACTGCGGCCCTTGACGCCCATACGGAAAAGCTGGTTATGGCTGCAATCAGACAGGCCGGAGCCGGGCGCACCACGTTTATCATTACCCATCGTATGTCTACCATTATGGCCTCTGACCGGGTCCTGTATTTGTACGGCGGCAGGATCGCCGAAACCGGCACCCATCAGGAGCTTATCGCTCAGGGTGGTGCCTATGCCCGGGCCTATGAGCTTGGCAAATTTTGCATAAGTGAGTAA
- a CDS encoding metal ABC transporter ATP-binding protein, translating to MAEVKLHNITFGYNNSEMVLSNISFTVQQGEFVVAVGPNGAGKSTLLKIIAGLIEPAAGQVLIDNGSIRSAARQGIMAYVPQHYSQNTAAFPATVEEIVALGFVGMRGRLKAAANKQLVGQMLEMVGAEQLKGRRIGELSGGQQQRVMVARALAGEPRLLLLDEPTSGIDYAASSRIYELLGQLNSTLGITIIMVSHDIENGTRFAAKVACINRHLCFFGDSEEFRSSHASMQHLWYYSGFTG from the coding sequence ATGGCTGAAGTTAAACTGCATAATATTACCTTTGGTTATAATAATTCGGAAATGGTTCTGAGCAACATATCCTTTACTGTACAGCAAGGAGAATTTGTTGTAGCAGTAGGACCAAACGGGGCTGGCAAAAGCACGCTGTTGAAAATTATTGCCGGCCTGATTGAACCTGCTGCGGGCCAGGTCCTGATTGATAATGGCAGCATCCGGTCTGCCGCCCGGCAGGGAATTATGGCCTATGTACCCCAGCATTATTCTCAGAATACGGCAGCCTTTCCGGCGACTGTCGAGGAGATTGTTGCCCTGGGGTTTGTCGGCATGCGGGGGCGGTTAAAAGCGGCTGCTAATAAGCAGCTTGTTGGCCAGATGCTGGAAATGGTGGGGGCAGAGCAGCTAAAAGGCCGCCGGATTGGTGAACTGTCAGGCGGCCAGCAGCAGCGGGTGATGGTAGCCCGGGCTCTGGCGGGTGAGCCGCGGCTGTTATTGTTGGATGAACCAACAAGTGGTATTGATTATGCTGCCAGCAGCCGGATCTATGAATTGCTGGGCCAGCTTAACAGTACCCTGGGCATTACCATTATCATGGTGTCCCATGATATCGAGAACGGGACCCGTTTTGCTGCCAAAGTGGCCTGCATTAACCGGCATCTGTGTTTCTTTGGCGACAGTGAAGAATTCCGCTCCAGTCACGCCAGTATGCAGCATTTATGGTATTATTCCGGATTTACCGGTTAA
- a CDS encoding metal ABC transporter permease → MPFLEMFQYDFMQRAFLAGMITAIICPLLGMFVVVRRQAMIGDGLGHIAFAGVTGGYLAGIYPAAGAFVLTIAGAAGIELVRRRRAQMADTALAVFFYAGIALAIIFSTITRMPSAGLLGFLFGSILTVSWQDVMVIAGCGLVVLAFVFTNVTRLMLVAFDEEVARVAGIRTDAVNMALSIVTAITVVTGMMVVGILMVSALMIVPVAAAEQLGKGFKATMTWAVGLAVLAVVGGLTAAFYLDIAPGGSIIMTVIIFYILIAAARRLRYTWRSVRRTQSYT, encoded by the coding sequence ATGCCATTTCTAGAGATGTTTCAGTATGATTTTATGCAGCGGGCTTTTTTGGCCGGTATGATTACAGCGATTATCTGCCCGCTGCTGGGGATGTTTGTGGTTGTGCGCCGCCAGGCCATGATTGGTGACGGGCTGGGACACATTGCTTTTGCCGGCGTGACCGGCGGTTATCTGGCCGGCATCTATCCGGCGGCCGGCGCTTTTGTGCTGACAATTGCCGGCGCGGCCGGCATTGAACTGGTACGGCGCCGGCGGGCCCAGATGGCTGATACGGCTTTGGCTGTTTTTTTCTATGCAGGCATTGCCTTAGCCATCATCTTTAGCACTATTACCCGGATGCCCAGCGCAGGTTTGCTAGGGTTTCTGTTTGGCAGCATCTTAACAGTCTCCTGGCAGGATGTAATGGTTATTGCCGGCTGCGGCCTGGTTGTGCTGGCCTTTGTTTTCACTAATGTTACCAGGCTGATGCTGGTTGCCTTTGACGAAGAGGTGGCCAGGGTTGCCGGTATCCGTACCGATGCCGTCAATATGGCATTAAGTATTGTTACTGCCATAACGGTTGTTACAGGCATGATGGTGGTGGGGATTCTGATGGTAAGCGCGCTGATGATTGTGCCGGTGGCAGCGGCGGAGCAGCTGGGAAAGGGTTTTAAAGCTACCATGACCTGGGCGGTAGGGTTGGCGGTCCTTGCTGTTGTTGGCGGCCTGACGGCGGCTTTTTATTTGGACATTGCCCCGGGCGGTTCTATCATTATGACGGTTATAATCTTTTATATTCTTATTGCCGCTGCCCGCCGCCTTAGGTATACATGGCGCTCCGTCCGACGGACACAATCTTACACATAA
- a CDS encoding HDIG domain-containing metalloprotein, with amino-acid sequence MDTCRKQAWGVLRQHVQSEVLLKHCLAVEIAMRAYAAKFGEDIEYWGAIGLLHDVDFEKYPHDHPNHAGEILRAAGYDGQFVTDVESHARDWEPERTLLQKTLLAVDELTGFIIACALVRPDKNLDNLEVKSVMKKMKDKAFARAVNRETIITSAAAMDVELKEHVEFVTKALAQAVKKPEYQELPLVG; translated from the coding sequence TTGGATACCTGCAGAAAACAAGCCTGGGGGGTATTACGACAGCATGTACAAAGCGAGGTGCTGTTAAAGCACTGCCTGGCAGTCGAAATTGCTATGCGGGCGTATGCCGCCAAATTTGGTGAGGATATTGAATACTGGGGTGCCATAGGCTTGCTCCATGATGTTGATTTCGAAAAATATCCTCATGATCATCCTAACCATGCCGGGGAAATCCTGCGTGCTGCCGGCTATGACGGTCAGTTTGTCACCGATGTTGAAAGCCACGCCCGCGACTGGGAACCGGAACGTACGCTGCTGCAAAAAACACTGCTGGCAGTTGATGAATTGACCGGTTTCATTATTGCCTGTGCATTGGTGCGTCCTGATAAGAATCTGGACAATCTGGAAGTAAAATCGGTAATGAAAAAAATGAAGGACAAAGCCTTTGCCCGTGCGGTTAACCGTGAAACCATAATCACCAGTGCCGCAGCGATGGACGTCGAACTAAAAGAACATGTTGAATTTGTTACGAAAGCTTTGGCACAGGCGGTTAAAAAGCCTGAATATCAGGAACTGCCGCTGGTAGGCTGA
- the yyaC gene encoding spore protease YyaC, translating into MAKNILNKLTVNLYDTDNIRGKIYEHLIMLLKCQEGHAIRPLVALCIGSDRYTGDALGPLIGTQLEEHTDCSVYGTLDHPVHAGNFVETVNIINHRYHHPLIIAIDACLGKAHEIGNIEIWQGGLAAGIAVGNRLPTVGDISVIGVVNAQSQIGYLDLQSTPLSKVMKLSKAISEALVDCVNTAMVEAMPACTQSAAK; encoded by the coding sequence ATGGCCAAAAATATTCTGAATAAGCTTACCGTTAATCTTTATGACACTGACAACATCCGGGGGAAAATTTATGAACATCTGATAATGCTCTTAAAATGCCAGGAGGGCCATGCCATAAGGCCCCTTGTGGCGTTGTGCATCGGCTCTGACCGTTATACCGGCGATGCATTGGGGCCGCTTATCGGCACTCAGCTCGAAGAACACACGGACTGCAGTGTTTACGGAACACTTGATCATCCGGTTCATGCCGGTAACTTTGTTGAAACTGTAAACATTATTAATCACCGTTATCACCACCCGCTGATCATTGCCATTGATGCCTGTCTGGGGAAAGCACATGAAATCGGCAATATTGAGATCTGGCAGGGCGGGCTGGCGGCAGGTATTGCGGTGGGCAACAGGCTGCCCACTGTCGGTGATATTTCGGTAATTGGGGTAGTCAATGCCCAGAGCCAGATCGGTTATCTTGACCTGCAAAGCACCCCCTTGTCAAAAGTAATGAAACTGAGCAAAGCGATCAGCGAGGCGCTTGTTGATTGCGTCAATACGGCAATGGTCGAGGCCATGCCGGCCTGCACGCAGTCTGCTGCCAAATAA
- a CDS encoding sigma-70 family RNA polymerase sigma factor has translation MGLSFLMVLAASVIKGITLLVSYIANNTFPLPLSEKDEQVYLQRLKSGDEDARNVLIERNLRLVAHIVKKFDNTGEDVDDLISIGTIGLIKAINTFDPSKKIRLATYAARCIENEILMHLRSTRRIRTEVSLYDPIGVDKEGNELTLTVYLF, from the coding sequence ATGGGCCTTTCGTTTCTTATGGTATTGGCAGCTTCGGTAATTAAAGGCATCACCCTGTTAGTGTCTTACATCGCCAACAATACTTTTCCTTTGCCGTTATCGGAAAAAGATGAACAGGTTTATCTGCAACGGCTTAAAAGTGGGGATGAAGACGCTCGCAATGTCCTGATTGAACGGAACCTGAGACTGGTAGCACACATTGTCAAAAAATTTGACAACACCGGTGAAGATGTTGATGACCTTATTTCCATTGGTACAATTGGCCTTATTAAAGCCATCAACACATTTGATCCATCCAAGAAAATCAGGTTGGCTACATATGCGGCCCGGTGTATTGAAAATGAAATCCTCATGCACTTAAGGAGCACTCGCCGTATCCGGACCGAAGTTAGTCTGTATGATCCTATTGGCGTCGATAAAGAGGGCAATGAGTTAACACTTACTGTTTATCTGTTTTGA
- a CDS encoding recombinase family protein: MAKHKRDLFRLAKDYNVNITHVFEEVVSGESVIHRPEMMQLLKEVSENKWRSVFCVEIDRLGRGDMEDQGLILRTFKQSKTLIVTPRKVYDLNDEFDEEYTEFEAFMARKELKIITRRLQGGRIRSVEDGNYIGTRPPYGYLVEKKEQSRVLVPHPEQAPVVRLIFDLYANDDPSIRMGSNKIATELNRLGHATYTGKPWEPSTVLFILKNEVYTGQLQWKKKEQKKSKDPNKKRDTKTRPRSEWIDIKGKHEPLVSKELFNKAQAILKGKYHVPYPMINGITNPLAGLVKCDMCGASMIYRPYSHQKYPHLMCYNKQCTNKSSRFEYVEVKVIAGLRAWLEEYRTQWGKTKPAEEKDNVINIKKKVQQNLTKELKELVQQKERLHDLLERGIYDEATYLDRSQNLSERISEAEKNIADTEKAIRNETKREKARKDIIPKLEKVLDVYDKTKDPAIKNQMLKSVLENATYRKEKHQRDDDFTLVLYPILPK, from the coding sequence ATGGCCAAACACAAACGGGACCTATTCAGGCTGGCCAAAGACTATAATGTTAACATCACCCATGTTTTTGAGGAAGTCGTATCTGGTGAAAGCGTTATTCACCGTCCGGAAATGATGCAATTACTTAAAGAGGTTTCCGAAAATAAGTGGCGTTCTGTCTTCTGTGTGGAGATTGACCGTCTTGGCCGTGGCGATATGGAAGACCAAGGGCTTATTCTGCGGACCTTTAAGCAGTCAAAGACGCTGATTGTCACCCCTCGCAAGGTGTATGACCTAAACGATGAGTTTGACGAAGAGTACACTGAGTTTGAAGCTTTCATGGCGCGTAAAGAACTGAAGATCATCACCAGGCGTTTGCAAGGTGGCCGGATACGTTCAGTTGAGGACGGCAATTATATTGGCACCAGACCGCCATACGGCTATCTGGTTGAAAAAAAAGAGCAGAGCAGGGTATTAGTACCCCACCCCGAACAAGCCCCTGTAGTGCGGCTAATTTTCGATTTATACGCTAACGATGATCCTAGTATTAGAATGGGATCTAATAAGATTGCCACGGAACTAAATCGCTTAGGGCATGCGACTTACACCGGCAAGCCCTGGGAGCCATCGACAGTTCTTTTTATTCTCAAGAATGAAGTCTATACTGGACAGTTGCAATGGAAAAAGAAAGAGCAAAAGAAATCTAAAGATCCCAACAAAAAGCGCGATACCAAAACACGCCCCAGATCAGAGTGGATTGATATAAAAGGTAAACATGAGCCGCTTGTGTCCAAAGAACTTTTTAACAAAGCTCAAGCTATTTTAAAAGGTAAATACCATGTTCCCTATCCGATGATCAATGGAATCACAAACCCCCTGGCCGGCTTAGTTAAGTGCGACATGTGCGGCGCATCTATGATTTACAGGCCTTACTCACACCAGAAATACCCTCACTTGATGTGCTATAACAAGCAATGTACCAATAAAAGCAGCCGCTTCGAATATGTCGAAGTCAAAGTAATAGCGGGATTACGCGCCTGGCTGGAAGAGTACCGTACTCAGTGGGGCAAAACCAAGCCGGCTGAAGAAAAAGATAATGTCATAAACATTAAGAAAAAGGTCCAGCAGAACCTTACCAAAGAACTAAAAGAGCTGGTCCAGCAGAAAGAGAGATTGCACGATTTATTAGAACGCGGCATATACGATGAAGCCACTTATTTAGATCGGTCGCAAAATCTCTCCGAACGAATCAGCGAAGCCGAGAAGAATATTGCAGATACGGAAAAAGCAATTAGAAATGAAACCAAACGCGAGAAAGCCAGGAAGGATATTATCCCTAAATTAGAAAAGGTACTTGATGTGTATGATAAAACCAAAGACCCCGCAATTAAAAATCAAATGCTAAAATCTGTTCTTGAAAATGCCACTTACCGAAAAGAAAAGCACCAGCGCGACGATGATTTCACACTGGTGCTATACCCGATTTTACCCAAGTAA
- a CDS encoding helix-turn-helix domain-containing protein: MKIGLHLRELRKKKNLTAKDIADATGVEVPTVTRWENGSINIPSSKIEQYLELLEIPIDTLFENAHEIIDHAEKLDLNEEQKQILDKFKTSTDDNKDEKIQELLQKFKSLSAENQEALDKIMNSIIAPRR, encoded by the coding sequence ATGAAAATAGGGTTACATCTAAGAGAATTAAGAAAAAAGAAGAATTTGACAGCCAAAGATATTGCTGACGCTACAGGCGTAGAAGTCCCTACTGTGACCAGATGGGAGAATGGATCTATAAATATCCCTAGTTCTAAGATAGAGCAGTATCTAGAGTTATTAGAAATCCCTATTGATACTCTATTTGAAAATGCACATGAAATAATTGACCATGCCGAGAAACTGGATCTCAACGAAGAACAAAAACAGATTTTAGATAAGTTTAAAACCTCAACTGATGATAATAAAGATGAGAAAATCCAAGAGTTACTACAAAAATTTAAAAGCCTCTCGGCAGAAAACCAAGAGGCTTTAGACAAAATCATGAATTCAATTATTGCTCCTCGTCGATAA
- a CDS encoding helix-turn-helix domain-containing protein: protein MGQEELASALGVSQAEVSRKENGITSIDLEQLVIIATVLKVSVGELIGGPDQTTLPRTG, encoded by the coding sequence ATTGGACAGGAAGAGTTAGCTTCTGCTCTAGGCGTTTCTCAAGCAGAAGTAAGCCGAAAGGAAAATGGAATTACATCAATTGACCTTGAACAATTAGTGATTATAGCAACGGTTTTAAAGGTCTCAGTTGGCGAGCTAATCGGCGGTCCAGATCAAACCACGCTGCCGAGGACAGGGTAG